One window of Arthrobacter oryzae genomic DNA carries:
- a CDS encoding McrC family protein, which translates to MPPRPARQPSSAGKAVRHIILDELSGGVVDKLDAASAAFVNASGLAKASPMGMGLFRIEPVGMVGSVRTPTVQLEVRPKDRLGLNRLLFLLSYAGNQGFRDDPVAAVEDSDLWSALAESLAQLADRALSRGVLQGYLTVDESLRTVKGRIRISDQISRRPGMLVPLEVSYDEFTEDIAENRILRAALERMAQVPRVRPDVQSRLRQLKGKLDAVTRLQSGAPLPSWQATRMNTRYHAVLRLAEVILRNASAEAGDGKQQTASFVVDMGQVFEDFVGTALREAMAAHPGEMRLQYNALLNEAVRDSDRLTVNPDAVHLLGGRPVVVYDTKYRAATDQGASLSADHFQMLAYCTALRVPTAWLVYAGAGEMKLRRILNTDIDVVEYPLDLSLPPADILAAVADLAQQSWGEVVRQAGLNQR; encoded by the coding sequence GTGCCGCCGCGGCCGGCGCGGCAGCCTTCCAGCGCCGGCAAGGCCGTGCGCCACATCATCCTGGACGAGCTGTCCGGGGGAGTCGTGGACAAGCTCGACGCTGCAAGTGCGGCGTTTGTGAACGCCAGCGGCCTGGCCAAGGCGTCGCCCATGGGCATGGGCCTGTTCAGGATCGAACCGGTGGGCATGGTGGGGTCGGTGCGTACGCCCACGGTGCAGCTGGAAGTGCGGCCCAAGGACCGGCTCGGCCTTAACCGGCTGCTGTTCCTCCTCAGTTATGCGGGGAACCAGGGTTTCCGGGACGACCCCGTGGCCGCCGTCGAAGACTCGGACCTGTGGAGTGCGCTGGCGGAATCCCTGGCACAGTTGGCGGACCGGGCGCTGAGCCGCGGCGTTCTGCAGGGATACCTCACCGTCGACGAATCGCTGCGTACGGTGAAGGGCAGGATCCGGATTTCGGACCAGATTTCGCGCCGGCCTGGAATGCTGGTGCCGCTGGAAGTTTCCTACGACGAATTCACCGAAGACATCGCGGAGAACCGCATCCTCCGGGCCGCCCTGGAACGCATGGCCCAGGTTCCGCGCGTGCGGCCCGACGTCCAGAGCCGCCTGCGGCAGCTGAAGGGAAAGCTCGACGCCGTCACGCGCCTCCAGTCCGGGGCTCCGCTGCCGTCGTGGCAGGCCACCCGGATGAACACCCGGTACCACGCAGTGCTCCGCCTCGCCGAGGTGATCCTGCGCAACGCCTCAGCCGAGGCGGGCGACGGAAAGCAACAGACGGCGTCGTTCGTGGTGGACATGGGGCAGGTGTTCGAGGACTTCGTGGGAACCGCCCTCCGCGAAGCCATGGCTGCCCATCCCGGCGAGATGCGGCTGCAGTACAACGCACTGCTGAACGAGGCCGTGCGCGACTCCGACCGGCTGACGGTGAATCCGGACGCAGTGCACCTGCTCGGCGGGCGCCCGGTGGTGGTCTATGACACGAAATACCGGGCGGCCACGGACCAGGGCGCGTCCCTGTCCGCAGACCATTTCCAGATGCTGGCCTATTGCACTGCCCTACGCGTCCCCACCGCCTGGCTTGTGTACGCAGGCGCGGGGGAAATGAAGCTCCGCCGCATCCTGAACACGGACATCGACGTGGTGGAGTACCCGCTTGATCTGTCCCTGCCGCCGGCGGACATCCTGGCAGCTGTTGCCGACCTTGCACAGCAGTCCTGGGGCGAAGTGGTGCGGCAGGCAGGACTTAATCAACGATGA
- a CDS encoding TetR/AcrR family transcriptional regulator has product MNPTPDNAAVAAAVEEHAVLEAAPVKAAPEGEAAISGADARQRVVDTAYELFSRRGIRDVGVNELISRAGVAKATFYRHFSSKDELVLAFLEQRDRHWTVDMIVADARRRGGTPVEQLLAIFDVFGDWFRRDDFEACSFINILLEMGASHPLGRASIDYLARIRGHIQQLAEEAGLRDTEDFSRSWHILMKGSIISATEGDADAAKRAQAMARTLIEQYRPKT; this is encoded by the coding sequence ATGAATCCCACGCCAGACAACGCAGCGGTTGCCGCTGCAGTGGAAGAGCACGCAGTGTTAGAGGCTGCACCGGTTAAGGCCGCCCCGGAGGGCGAGGCGGCCATCAGTGGCGCCGACGCGAGGCAGCGGGTCGTTGATACGGCCTACGAGCTCTTCTCCCGCCGCGGGATCCGGGACGTGGGCGTCAACGAGCTGATCAGCCGCGCCGGCGTGGCCAAGGCAACGTTCTACCGGCACTTTTCATCCAAGGACGAACTGGTGCTTGCCTTCCTCGAACAGCGCGACCGCCATTGGACCGTAGACATGATCGTCGCTGATGCGCGCCGCCGCGGCGGAACACCCGTGGAGCAGCTGCTGGCCATCTTCGACGTGTTTGGTGACTGGTTCCGGCGCGACGATTTTGAGGCGTGCTCCTTCATCAATATTCTGCTGGAAATGGGCGCTAGCCATCCGCTGGGGCGGGCAAGCATCGACTACCTCGCCCGGATCCGCGGCCACATCCAGCAGCTTGCCGAGGAAGCGGGGCTCCGGGACACCGAGGATTTCTCCCGGTCGTGGCACATCCTCATGAAGGGGTCCATCATCTCCGCGACGGAGGGCGATGCGGACGCCGCCAAGCGTGCGCAGGCGATGGCGCGGACATTGATTGAGCAGTACCGGCCCAAAACCTGA
- a CDS encoding sensor histidine kinase: protein MSRNVTWDLSSDRILFFRRPFHEYSLRGRVALSQIPLSITAGLTAVLMLLFFPVTLGNPLFVAFLASQVVILGMCYLTPWERLPFGSFLVIPVLDFVSIALGREGGQEGLTGISLLAVFPVIWLCASGLYPRASLLVSFLAPLGIIWVPLFLRGDISGQDLARILLLPVMMLGIGVSVSVLTLSMVRQQRDLEEKDAQLRLTLKESKRQEGLLNSVLETVHLGVLAVDADGHDVLMNRKQRENHRLATPPGHDDPNESQLLVFQPDRTTKVPVEERPVRRAVLGESFTDNLVWLGSGSGQRAITTSARAMRDQDGAFAGSVIVFSDVTDLVNALAAKDDFVANVSHEFRTPLTSILGYAELLLDDSDGVPESHREPLLIIRRNSERLLGLVSDLLASRSGQLIVSPQAVNVAELVRASVSAALPRAAASKVRLRADVPERLEAHVDSGRMSQVLDNLVSNAIKYSPDGGDVVVSLDSEGQDVVCEVRDTGMGMSDKDQAEVFTKFFRTGNVRNTSIPGVGLGLSITKAIVEAHGGSIHLRSAPGEGTTFTVRVPA from the coding sequence ATGAGCCGCAACGTCACGTGGGACCTTTCATCCGACCGGATCCTCTTCTTCCGCCGGCCATTCCATGAGTACTCGCTGCGGGGGCGCGTCGCCCTCAGCCAGATACCGCTCTCCATCACAGCAGGGCTCACCGCCGTGCTGATGCTGCTGTTCTTCCCCGTGACGCTGGGTAATCCCCTGTTCGTCGCGTTCCTTGCCTCGCAGGTCGTGATCCTGGGCATGTGCTACCTCACGCCGTGGGAGCGGCTGCCGTTCGGGAGCTTCCTGGTGATTCCCGTCCTTGACTTCGTCTCCATCGCCCTGGGAAGGGAGGGCGGGCAGGAGGGTCTGACCGGGATCAGCCTGCTGGCCGTCTTCCCGGTCATTTGGCTCTGCGCGTCGGGGCTGTATCCCCGGGCTTCCCTGCTGGTTTCCTTCCTCGCACCCCTGGGCATCATCTGGGTGCCCCTGTTCCTCCGCGGCGACATCAGCGGCCAGGATCTGGCGCGTATCCTGCTGTTGCCGGTGATGATGCTGGGGATCGGCGTATCGGTGAGCGTGCTGACGCTCAGCATGGTCCGCCAGCAACGGGACCTGGAAGAAAAGGACGCCCAACTGCGGCTCACGTTGAAAGAGAGCAAAAGGCAGGAAGGCCTGCTGAATTCCGTGCTGGAAACAGTGCACCTGGGCGTCCTGGCAGTGGATGCCGACGGACACGACGTCCTGATGAACCGGAAGCAGCGGGAGAACCACCGGCTCGCCACGCCTCCGGGGCACGACGATCCAAATGAATCACAGCTCCTGGTGTTCCAGCCTGACCGGACCACCAAGGTACCGGTCGAAGAACGGCCGGTCCGCCGTGCCGTGCTGGGCGAAAGCTTCACGGACAACCTGGTGTGGCTTGGCAGCGGAAGCGGACAGCGCGCCATCACCACCAGCGCCCGCGCGATGCGGGACCAGGACGGCGCCTTCGCCGGCTCGGTGATCGTGTTCAGCGACGTCACCGACCTGGTCAACGCCCTGGCTGCCAAGGACGACTTCGTGGCCAACGTGTCCCACGAGTTCAGGACGCCGCTGACCTCAATCCTCGGCTATGCGGAACTGCTGCTGGACGACAGTGACGGAGTGCCCGAATCCCATCGTGAACCGCTCCTGATCATCCGCCGTAATTCCGAGCGGCTGCTGGGGCTGGTGTCGGATCTGCTGGCGAGCCGGAGCGGGCAGCTCATCGTCAGTCCGCAGGCGGTGAATGTGGCCGAACTCGTGCGCGCCAGCGTCAGTGCCGCGCTCCCCCGCGCCGCCGCCTCGAAGGTGCGGCTCCGGGCGGACGTTCCCGAACGGCTGGAGGCGCACGTGGATTCCGGGCGCATGTCGCAGGTACTGGACAACCTCGTGTCCAACGCCATCAAGTACTCGCCGGACGGCGGCGACGTGGTGGTGTCGCTGGACTCTGAGGGGCAGGACGTGGTGTGCGAGGTACGCGATACAGGCATGGGCATGAGCGACAAGGACCAGGCGGAAGTGTTTACGAAATTCTTCCGGACCGGCAATGTGCGGAACACGTCCATCCCGGGCGTGGGGCTTGGCCTGTCCATCACCAAAGCCATCGTTGAAGCGCACGGCGGGAGCATCCACCTTCGCAGCGCGCCGGGCGAAGGCACCACGTTCACCGTCAGGGTTCCGGCCTAG
- a CDS encoding response regulator transcription factor has translation MSESRVGLVIEDDHDIRELVRVVLVQAGFDVQVASSGAAGVIAAKDLNPAVITLDLGLPDIDGFEVARQIREFSDAYIVMLTARAEELDTLIGLESGADDYLTKPFRPRELRARVAAMMRRPRSTSDSAAGGKAPAVAAGTGRTLTHNGLEFSYDARTVSVDGRELHLTRTEFDLLHALLEAGRMVRTKSELVRRLRDEPYDVGGYISEADERSVEVHMGNLRKKLGDSPQNPRWLQTVRGVGYRLAPAER, from the coding sequence ATGAGTGAATCACGTGTGGGTCTGGTAATCGAGGATGATCACGACATCCGTGAACTGGTGCGGGTGGTGCTGGTCCAAGCCGGGTTCGATGTCCAAGTGGCCAGCAGCGGGGCGGCAGGAGTGATCGCCGCCAAGGACCTCAATCCCGCCGTCATCACGCTGGACCTGGGCCTCCCGGACATCGACGGCTTCGAAGTGGCCCGTCAGATCAGGGAATTCTCCGACGCTTACATCGTGATGCTGACCGCCCGCGCCGAAGAACTGGACACTCTTATCGGTCTCGAATCCGGTGCGGACGACTACCTGACCAAGCCATTCCGTCCCCGGGAACTGCGCGCGCGGGTTGCCGCCATGATGCGGCGTCCGCGTTCGACGTCGGACTCCGCCGCCGGGGGCAAGGCCCCCGCCGTCGCCGCGGGGACGGGCCGGACGCTGACGCACAACGGACTCGAGTTCAGCTACGACGCCCGCACCGTGAGCGTGGACGGGCGTGAATTGCACCTGACGCGAACCGAGTTCGACCTGCTGCACGCCCTCCTGGAAGCGGGCCGGATGGTGCGGACCAAATCGGAACTGGTGAGGCGGCTGCGGGACGAACCCTACGACGTCGGAGGCTACATTTCGGAAGCCGATGAGCGGTCCGTCGAGGTGCATATGGGAAACCTCCGCAAGAAACTGGGCGACAGCCCGCAGAACCCGCGCTGGCTGCAGACGGTCCGCGGTGTCGGCTACCGGTTGGCCCCTGCTGAACGCTGA
- a CDS encoding Hpt domain-containing protein, which translates to MDGQDGAGHPYVDPSVLQTLRCELEPDAEYCAVFVNSYIQQLPRRLDRLRHAVEAMDLDAAMDAVLSVKTSSMMVGAAYLGRLADELETILRHLESHPETVAEQPPRLQLALLESMDACTDQTVAGLSAAAAA; encoded by the coding sequence ATGGATGGACAGGATGGCGCCGGCCACCCGTACGTCGACCCCTCCGTGCTGCAGACCCTTCGCTGTGAACTCGAGCCCGACGCCGAGTACTGCGCCGTGTTCGTCAACAGTTACATTCAGCAGCTGCCGAGACGGCTCGACCGGCTCCGCCACGCAGTTGAGGCCATGGACCTGGATGCCGCCATGGACGCCGTCCTGAGCGTCAAGACCTCCAGCATGATGGTGGGTGCGGCGTACCTGGGCCGGCTCGCGGATGAGCTCGAAACCATCCTGAGGCATTTGGAGTCCCACCCGGAAACGGTGGCTGAGCAGCCGCCCAGGCTTCAGCTGGCGCTCCTGGAAAGCATGGACGCGTGCACCGACCAGACCGTGGCCGGCCTCTCGGCAGCCGCCGCGGCCTAG
- a CDS encoding glycoside hydrolase family 26 protein, producing MWLSGPPADCGDRCVQGFKVSTTGTVIVGSATFSFKTAASGAFSTSITLPVAAPGPLTITAKTSSIKASSVFTLTSSAPAIPPVSTAALRFGVATAGGPLASAELDEVSQLAGESPSSVLFYKDFLQAPPITEMNAVRARGAVPLVTWEPWAWGGGLSQPAYALDRIAAGDFDAYITQWGQALASWGQPVQLRFAHEMNGNWYPWAEGVNGNQSGDYVQAWRHVHDVVAATGASNVSWIWSPNVPYFGSTDIAGLFPGASYVDVVALDGYNWGASASWSSWFSPQDLFAPGIAQLRTRAPGVPILIAETASAEAGGSKAQWNTDLVSYLAAQPDVVGFVWFHLQKETDWRINSSDSSAAAFKAALGSRRVP from the coding sequence CTGTGGCTGTCCGGGCCACCAGCCGATTGCGGGGACCGCTGTGTTCAGGGATTCAAGGTTTCCACCACGGGCACCGTCATAGTCGGGTCCGCCACTTTTTCCTTCAAAACAGCGGCCTCCGGTGCCTTCAGCACGTCCATCACCCTGCCGGTTGCGGCCCCTGGACCGCTGACCATCACAGCGAAGACGTCCTCCATCAAAGCCTCATCCGTTTTCACCCTCACTTCCTCCGCTCCCGCCATCCCTCCCGTCAGCACGGCTGCGCTCCGCTTCGGGGTGGCAACGGCGGGCGGCCCGCTGGCCAGTGCCGAACTGGATGAAGTGTCACAGCTTGCGGGGGAAAGCCCGTCGAGCGTCCTGTTCTACAAGGACTTCCTGCAGGCTCCGCCCATCACCGAGATGAACGCCGTGCGGGCGCGCGGAGCCGTCCCGCTGGTCACGTGGGAGCCGTGGGCATGGGGCGGCGGGCTCTCGCAGCCTGCCTACGCTCTTGACCGGATCGCGGCGGGCGACTTTGACGCCTACATTACGCAGTGGGGTCAGGCGCTCGCGTCCTGGGGCCAGCCCGTCCAGTTGAGGTTCGCGCACGAAATGAATGGCAACTGGTACCCGTGGGCGGAGGGCGTGAACGGCAACCAGTCCGGTGACTACGTGCAGGCCTGGCGGCATGTGCATGATGTGGTGGCGGCCACCGGCGCCAGCAACGTGTCCTGGATATGGAGCCCGAATGTTCCGTACTTTGGCTCGACCGACATTGCGGGGCTGTTCCCGGGCGCCAGCTACGTGGACGTCGTGGCCCTCGACGGGTACAACTGGGGCGCCTCCGCGTCGTGGAGCAGCTGGTTTTCGCCCCAGGACCTCTTCGCACCCGGGATAGCCCAGCTACGGACACGCGCGCCCGGCGTCCCCATCCTGATCGCCGAGACCGCATCCGCTGAGGCCGGCGGCTCCAAGGCGCAGTGGAACACCGATCTGGTGAGCTACCTGGCAGCCCAGCCGGACGTGGTGGGCTTCGTCTGGTTCCACCTGCAGAAGGAAACGGACTGGCGCATCAACAGCAGCGACTCATCGGCGGCAGCGTTCAAAGCCGCGCTGGGGTCCCGCCGGGTGCCGTAG
- a CDS encoding very short patch repair endonuclease: MADQLTPERRSWNMSRIRGKNTKPELLVRSLLHAKGYRYRLHGSARGGKLPGNPDLVFAGRHKVIFVNGCFWHFHDCKAGQHAPKANAEFWEAKRTRTRNRDAEQRRLLEASGWKVLTVWECELKDASALEEQLEQFLA, from the coding sequence ATGGCTGACCAGCTGACTCCCGAACGTCGCAGCTGGAACATGTCCCGGATCCGGGGCAAGAACACGAAGCCGGAGCTGCTGGTGCGCAGCCTCCTGCACGCGAAAGGATACCGCTACCGTTTGCACGGCAGCGCGCGCGGCGGCAAGCTCCCGGGGAACCCCGATTTGGTGTTCGCCGGACGGCACAAGGTCATCTTCGTCAACGGCTGCTTCTGGCATTTCCACGACTGCAAGGCGGGGCAGCACGCGCCCAAGGCCAACGCGGAGTTCTGGGAAGCGAAGCGGACGCGCACCAGGAACCGCGACGCCGAACAGCGCCGGCTCCTCGAGGCGTCCGGCTGGAAGGTGCTCACCGTCTGGGAATGCGAGCTGAAGGACGCTTCTGCCCTGGAAGAGCAGCTGGAGCAGTTCCTGGCCTGA
- a CDS encoding pyridoxamine 5'-phosphate oxidase family protein, with the protein MMFTHADGNPILNLDDDQSWKLIEGTKHGRLVVTVAGEPDIFPVNYAVSDRKLYLRTAPGNKLAELTINAKVLFETDGIMSDEAWSVVLRGTARVLDQSADIAAAESLGLKPWVPTLKDFYVEIEPVSVSGRHFQFGEHPEREI; encoded by the coding sequence ATGATGTTCACACACGCAGACGGCAATCCCATTCTCAATCTTGACGATGACCAGTCGTGGAAGCTCATCGAGGGCACCAAGCATGGTCGGCTGGTAGTGACCGTAGCCGGTGAACCGGATATCTTTCCGGTCAACTACGCCGTGAGCGACCGGAAGCTCTACCTCCGGACCGCTCCGGGAAACAAGCTTGCGGAGCTAACGATCAATGCCAAAGTCCTCTTTGAGACGGACGGCATCATGTCCGACGAGGCCTGGTCAGTGGTACTTCGCGGAACGGCGCGGGTCCTTGACCAGTCCGCGGATATCGCGGCCGCGGAATCACTCGGATTGAAGCCCTGGGTGCCCACGCTGAAGGACTTCTACGTCGAGATCGAGCCGGTCTCTGTCAGCGGACGGCACTTCCAGTTCGGGGAACATCCGGAGCGGGAAATCTAG
- the bsaP gene encoding biotin synthase auxiliary protein BsaP → MTGVSQDSTTAGFCGHCGEPSDGGAGPTSDVHRRCRERLTLEPPRYCAACRRRMKVQVTPTGWTAECSRHGSTEMRMRP, encoded by the coding sequence ATGACCGGGGTTTCACAAGACTCAACCACCGCCGGGTTTTGCGGGCACTGCGGCGAGCCGTCCGACGGCGGCGCCGGCCCGACGTCGGACGTTCACCGCCGCTGCCGCGAACGCCTCACGCTGGAACCGCCGCGCTACTGCGCCGCCTGCCGGCGCCGCATGAAAGTCCAGGTCACCCCGACAGGCTGGACGGCTGAATGCTCCCGGCACGGCTCCACCGAAATGAGAATGCGTCCTTAA
- the bioB gene encoding biotin synthase BioB, producing MTIQASLATSDNTTYPILETARRQVLEDGVGLTQSQLEEVLRLPDAALPAALQLAHEVRLKHCGEDVEVEGIISIKTGGCPEDCHFCSQSGLFDSPVRGVWLDIPELVKAAKETAATGATEFCIVAAVRGPDIKLMNQIKFAIDRINEAVDINIACSLGMLTQRQVDQLAEWGVHRYNHNLETARSYFPEVVTTHSYEERLETCNMVKAAGMELCCGALIGMGETLEQRAELAAQLAALEPHEVPLNFLNPRPGTPLENQGIMDGKDALRAIAAFRLAMPRTVLRYAGGRELTLGDLGTREGLLGGINAVIVGNYLTTLGRPATADLNLLVELNMPIKELQKTL from the coding sequence ATGACGATTCAGGCAAGCCTCGCCACAAGCGACAACACAACCTACCCAATCCTCGAAACAGCCCGCAGGCAGGTCCTCGAAGACGGCGTCGGCCTGACCCAGTCGCAGCTCGAGGAAGTCCTCCGCCTCCCGGACGCAGCCCTTCCCGCCGCCCTGCAACTGGCCCACGAAGTCCGCCTGAAGCACTGCGGCGAGGACGTCGAGGTCGAAGGCATCATCTCCATCAAGACCGGCGGCTGCCCCGAGGACTGCCACTTCTGCAGCCAGTCCGGCCTCTTTGACAGCCCGGTAAGAGGCGTCTGGCTCGACATCCCGGAACTGGTCAAGGCCGCGAAGGAAACCGCCGCCACCGGGGCCACCGAATTCTGCATCGTCGCCGCCGTCCGCGGCCCCGACATCAAGCTGATGAACCAGATCAAGTTCGCGATCGACCGCATCAACGAAGCCGTGGACATCAACATCGCCTGCTCCCTGGGCATGCTCACCCAGCGCCAAGTGGACCAGCTCGCGGAGTGGGGTGTGCACCGCTACAACCACAACCTCGAAACCGCCCGCAGCTACTTCCCCGAAGTCGTCACCACCCACAGCTACGAAGAACGGCTGGAGACCTGCAACATGGTGAAGGCCGCTGGCATGGAGCTCTGCTGCGGTGCCCTGATCGGGATGGGCGAGACCCTGGAACAGCGCGCCGAACTTGCCGCCCAGCTCGCCGCCCTGGAACCCCACGAGGTCCCGCTGAACTTCCTCAACCCCCGCCCCGGCACCCCGCTCGAAAACCAGGGCATCATGGACGGCAAGGACGCCCTCCGCGCCATCGCCGCATTCCGCCTCGCCATGCCCCGGACCGTGCTCCGCTACGCCGGCGGCCGGGAACTGACCCTCGGCGACCTCGGCACCCGCGAAGGACTCCTCGGAGGCATCAACGCCGTCATCGTCGGCAACTATCTCACCACCCTGGGCCGCCCCGCCACCGCGGACCTGAACCTGCTGGTCGAACTGAACATGCCCATCAAGGAACTCCAGAAAACACTATGA
- a CDS encoding DUF6318 family protein, whose protein sequence is MTSRTSAFAQWRYSAAAVFAASVLVLSACNGGGSPQGTGGASESAAASASASPSPSATPTPSAVYKPADAKGKAQNVPVPVLPDAAKAETKEGLEAFAKYWYATLSYAYETGDTSLVKNASGPDCVFCSGLAGGVESAWRDGRWIEGGTIETPSITVQYSPSSASQATIQVLQKQIGIRKPDGSLYQEPTKATNTGSHATATYGAKGWIISDLGLIR, encoded by the coding sequence ATGACATCTCGTACTTCTGCTTTTGCGCAGTGGCGCTATTCCGCCGCCGCAGTTTTCGCCGCTTCGGTGCTGGTGCTCTCGGCGTGCAACGGGGGCGGCAGTCCCCAGGGAACTGGCGGAGCTTCGGAGTCTGCGGCCGCGTCAGCGTCGGCAAGTCCCTCGCCGAGCGCCACGCCCACCCCGTCCGCCGTGTACAAGCCGGCCGACGCCAAGGGCAAAGCGCAGAACGTTCCCGTTCCGGTGCTGCCCGACGCGGCCAAGGCTGAGACGAAGGAGGGGCTGGAGGCTTTCGCGAAGTACTGGTACGCGACCCTTAGCTATGCGTACGAAACGGGCGACACGTCCCTTGTGAAGAATGCCAGCGGGCCTGATTGTGTTTTCTGCAGTGGTCTTGCGGGTGGAGTTGAGAGCGCCTGGCGAGACGGTAGGTGGATTGAAGGCGGAACCATTGAAACTCCTTCGATAACAGTGCAGTACTCTCCAAGTTCCGCTTCCCAAGCAACAATTCAGGTGCTTCAGAAGCAAATTGGTATTCGCAAACCGGATGGCAGTCTTTATCAGGAACCCACGAAGGCCACGAATACAGGAAGTCACGCGACGGCTACCTACGGTGCAAAAGGGTGGATCATCAGCGACCTCGGGCTGATTCGGTAA
- a CDS encoding PKD domain-containing protein, whose product MLPRIAAMIQSEFQKLPVAAGTVTAQPSPHTLRGAETNFFTDSAEQTFDVTILAQKVQVVATPVQYTWNYGDGTTFGPQQSAGGPLPQDRWGEKTRTSHVYTQTGDYQVVLTTHFQGTYSVNNGPPLPIPGQGQFSSPPQTISVWRSITRNYADDCIANPQGQGCPGVTAPAP is encoded by the coding sequence TTGCTTCCCCGCATCGCGGCGATGATCCAAAGCGAGTTCCAGAAGCTTCCCGTAGCCGCAGGAACCGTCACGGCCCAGCCGAGCCCACATACCCTACGCGGAGCCGAGACGAACTTCTTTACGGACTCGGCAGAGCAGACGTTCGACGTCACCATCCTGGCCCAGAAGGTCCAGGTGGTGGCGACCCCTGTCCAGTACACGTGGAACTACGGCGACGGCACGACGTTCGGGCCGCAGCAGTCGGCCGGCGGCCCCCTCCCGCAGGACCGGTGGGGCGAAAAGACCCGCACTAGCCACGTCTACACGCAGACCGGCGACTATCAAGTGGTGCTGACAACCCATTTCCAGGGAACATACTCGGTCAACAACGGCCCGCCGCTGCCCATCCCCGGCCAAGGACAGTTCAGTTCGCCGCCGCAGACCATCAGCGTGTGGCGCTCCATCACGCGAAACTACGCCGATGACTGCATCGCGAACCCCCAAGGCCAGGGCTGCCCGGGAGTGACAGCCCCAGCCCCGTGA
- a CDS encoding helix-turn-helix domain-containing protein, which translates to MRTGTGAITHLPDLRFTAPAEYARTLRKAHEATISGSPDPSISPSLIKSWQRSLALGIDPDQHRPVHRHDVSEARSLSAGHRLATVMPALSQLLADESAAGRHLLIVTDRQGEVLWRVGSRQALRLADSLEFVEGADWSEAGVGTNAISEALVTGAPAQLFSAEHLVRTHHDWACTAAPIRDPYTGEVVGVLDVSGPFESVTPDSLRMVRCGVRLAEELLKSSGAPAARQQSGGTHTGGVRSTLLLTLLGDKPSAELDGGARLPLTLRRAEILALLASRTQGWSADELAYQLHGEDGAATAIRTEMHRIRSVLGNVVEPNPYRFSSVIRVTTDVSVVADHLRNGRVAEALAAYPAKLLNRSTNLSVELMRDELNEAVGASVRSSGDVQLMLRWCASDMGASDTEAAAAMASLIGPGDPRFQLVRARMERVDRELQS; encoded by the coding sequence ATGCGGACGGGCACCGGCGCGATCACCCATCTTCCCGACCTGAGGTTTACTGCTCCTGCGGAGTACGCCCGCACGTTGCGCAAGGCCCATGAAGCCACGATCTCGGGCAGTCCTGATCCGTCAATTTCTCCGTCCCTGATCAAGTCCTGGCAGCGTTCGCTGGCGCTGGGCATCGACCCTGACCAGCACAGGCCGGTTCACCGGCACGACGTGTCCGAGGCGCGCTCGCTCAGCGCCGGGCACCGCCTGGCCACGGTGATGCCGGCGTTGTCCCAGTTGCTGGCTGACGAGTCCGCCGCGGGCCGCCACCTGCTGATCGTCACCGATCGGCAGGGTGAAGTGCTGTGGCGGGTGGGGAGCCGGCAAGCGCTGAGGCTGGCCGACTCCTTGGAGTTCGTCGAGGGGGCCGACTGGTCCGAAGCGGGGGTCGGGACCAACGCCATCAGCGAGGCCCTCGTGACCGGCGCGCCGGCGCAGTTGTTCTCTGCCGAACACCTGGTGCGTACCCATCACGACTGGGCATGTACAGCTGCACCCATCCGCGATCCGTACACCGGAGAAGTGGTGGGGGTACTGGACGTGTCCGGCCCCTTCGAATCCGTGACACCGGACAGCCTGCGCATGGTGCGTTGCGGGGTGCGGCTGGCTGAGGAGCTGCTGAAGTCGTCCGGCGCTCCGGCCGCCAGGCAGCAGAGCGGTGGCACGCATACGGGCGGGGTGCGTTCCACGCTGCTGCTGACTTTGTTGGGTGACAAACCGAGTGCCGAGCTCGACGGCGGCGCGCGGCTCCCGCTGACGCTGCGCCGCGCCGAGATCCTGGCGCTCCTGGCCTCCCGGACCCAGGGGTGGAGCGCCGATGAACTGGCGTATCAGCTTCATGGCGAGGACGGCGCCGCCACGGCGATCAGGACCGAAATGCATCGGATCCGAAGCGTCCTGGGCAACGTGGTGGAACCCAACCCTTACCGTTTCTCGTCGGTTATCCGCGTGACCACGGACGTATCCGTGGTCGCCGACCATTTGCGAAACGGAAGGGTGGCCGAAGCGCTGGCCGCCTACCCCGCGAAGCTGCTCAACCGTTCGACCAACCTGTCCGTCGAGCTGATGCGGGACGAACTCAATGAAGCTGTTGGCGCCTCGGTCCGCTCCAGCGGAGACGTCCAACTCATGCTGCGGTGGTGCGCGAGCGACATGGGCGCGTCGGACACCGAAGCGGCCGCGGCCATGGCGAGCCTCATCGGACCGGGTGATCCGCGGTTTCAGTTAGTGCGGGCGCGGATGGAACGAGTGGACCGGGAACTGCAGTCCTGA